The sequence TTACTGGCGCACTGCGGCATGGGGTCCGCAGCGCGTCAGTAAACAGGATTTCACGGTTTACAAAGATAGAGCTGGTGAATCCGGCCCGGTGGATCAGCGGTCCGCGCGCTGGAAGACGAGTGACACGTTGGTGCCGCCGAAGCCGAACGAGTTGCTCATGACGGCGTCGACGCGGGCCTCGCGGGCCGTATTGGGCACGCAGTCCAGGGTGATGCGCGGGTCCTTGTTCTGGAGGTTGATGGTGGGCGGGAGCACGCCGCGCGTGAGGGCGAGGATGCTGATGACGGCCTCGGCGGCGCCGGCCGCGCCATTCATATGGCCCGTCATGGACTTGGTGGACGAGACGGCCAGCGTGCGCGCGGCGTCGCCGAAGACGCGGGCAATGCCCTCCATCTCCAGCACGTCGCCGATGTCCGTCGAGGTGCCGTGCGCGTTGAGGTAGCCGATGTCCGAGGGCGCAAGGCCCGCGTCCTTCATCGCGGCGCGCATGCTGCGCTGGGCGCCCTCGTGCTCGGGGGCGGGCGCGGTGACGTGGTGCGCGTCGGAGCTGGCGCCATAGCCGGTCAGCTCCGCGTGGATGCGAGCGCCGCGTGCGCGCGCGTGCTCCCACTCCTCGAGCACGAGCATGCCGGCGCCCTCGGCGAGCACGAAGCCGTCGCGGTCCACGTCGAACGGACGGCTGGCCTGCTCGGGCGCGTCGTTGCGCGTGGACAGCGCCTTCATCGCCGCGAAGCCGCCCACGCCCAGCAGGGAGATGGGCGCCTCCGAGCCGCCGGCCACCGCGGCGTCGAACTCGCCGCGCTGGATGCCGCGCATCGCCTCGCCGATGGCATGAGCGCTGGTGGAGCACGCGGAGTTGGTGGACCAGGAGGGCCCCTTGATTCCGTGGCGCATGGTGACGTAGCCGGGCGCCAGGTTGATGATCATCTGCAGGATGAAGAAGGGGCTGATGCGGTCCGGGCCCTTCTCCAGCGCCTTGCGGTACGTCTCCTCCAGGCTGGAGATGCCGCCGATGCCGGAGCCGATGATGGCGGCCACGCGCTCGGCGTTCTCCGGGGTGATTTTCAGCCCCGAGTCCGCCAGCGCCATGTCCGACGCCACCACCGCGAACTGCGCGAAGCGGTCCATGCGCCGCGCCTCGCGCCGCTCGATGTACTGCTCGGCGTCGAAGCCCTTCACCTCGCCGGCGAAGCGGCAGTCGAGCCGGCTCGCGTCGAAGAGGGTGATGGGGCCCACGCCGCTGCGCCCGTTCACCAGCGCGTCCCAGCTCTTCTCCACGTCCGTACCCACGGGGCTGATGAGCCCCATTCCCGTCACCGCGACTCGGCGCTTCTGCATGGCCATGCTCTCCCCGCACGGGCCTGGGCGGTGAACGGGCCGGCCGCCCGAGCCCCCGCTTTCCCGTGCGCTAGTTGGGGTCTTTGTATTATGTCCATCATCCAATCAGGGCAAGCGCGCGTGACGTCACATCCGGTGGTTTCGAAATCACATGGAATGACGAATATCATTCAATCTTGGAGGTCGTGCCGATGAGCGATGGGAGCCGGACTCGGACGGTGACGTGGAGGGACCCGCGAGAGGGCGTCGCGAAGGCGAAGACGCTGTCGGGCCTGGAGTACCTGCGCGCCATCATCCAGGGCGAGGTGCCTGGGGCGCCCATCGCGGAGCTGATGGGCTTCAAGCCGGTGGAGGTCTCGGAGGGGCGGGCGGTGTTCGTGGTGGAGCCGGCGGAGTACCACTACAACCCGATTGGGACGGTGCACGGCGGGCTGGCGGCCACGGTGCTGGACTCGGCGCTGGCGTGCGCGGTGCATTCCACGCTGCCGGCGGGCTCCGGATACACGACGCTGGAGCTCCACGTGAACATGGTGCGCGCCATCGCCCATGACACGGGGCGGCTGACGTGCACGGGGGAAGTCGTCCACGTGGGCGGGCGGGTGGCCACGGCGCAGGCGAAGCTGACGGATGCCTCGGGGAAGCTGTATGCCCACGGCACCACCACGTGCATGTTGTTCCGGCCTCCCGCAGCGGGAGGCCGCGAGTAGGAGACGCCAACAGATGCGGTACGGACCGGAGCACAAGCAGGCCACGCGCGAGCGAATCCTGACGGCGGCGGAGAACCTCTTCCGCAGGCAGGGCTTCGAGGGCGCGAGCGTGGAGCGCGTCATGCGCGCGGCGGGGCTGACGGTGGGCGGCTTCTATGCCCACTTCACGTCGAAGGACTCGCTCCTCGCGGAGTCGGTGCGTGCGTTCTTCCAGCACAATGGCGAGCGGTGGCTGGGAGGGCTGGAGGAGCTGCGCGGCTCGGAGTGGCTGAGCCACTTCGTGCGCCGGTACCTCAACCGGAACATCCGCGACAACATGGAGACGGGCTGTGTGCTGCCGTCGATTGTCTCGGACCTGGCGCGAGGCACGCCGGAGGGGCGCGAGGCCTTCGCGGAGGGAATCGACGGGCTGGCGAGGGAGGTGGCTGCGCGCGTGCCGGGCCTGGACGGCGTCACCGCGCGCAAGCGGGCGCTGGCGACGGTGACGTTCCTCGTCGGCTCGATGACGCTGGCCCGGGCGACGAAGGGACTGCCGCTGTCGGACGAAATCCTGGAGGCGGCGCGGGAGGTCCTGATCGCGGACGGGAAGAGCGTGGAGGCGGCTTCGGTCAAGGGGAAGACGTCACACTGAAGCCGCAGGGGCTCACCGCCACGGAGGCTGTTGTGCGAGCCCGGCGTGTGATGTTCCACCACGCGACGTATGACGCGGGCGACAATCGCGATGTCGGGCGCCCCGTCGCGTTGGCATATCCTCGTACGCGGGCAATGTGCTTCGAGGTGACGCGTGGGACGCGGACGGGCTGGCACCACTGCTGTGGCACGCGCGTGGCTCTCACGTGCACGAACAGCCGCATGCCTCCTCTTCACCCTCGCGGCCCTGTCCTGTCAGACGGCCGCGCGCCCGCGTCCCGCGGGAGACCCCGCCGCCCTTCGCTACAACATCACCTACGTGCGCGAGCCCGAGCACGCGCTCGACGTGGAGGTGGTGCTCGTGCACGGCGCGCCTCGCGAATTCCTCTTCAGCGAGCCCGGTGGCGTGGACACCGTGCAGGTCTGGAGTGACGACGGGGACGTGCGCTCGCTGCGCGTCGTCAACGGCGCGGTGAGCCTCCCCGCCGGTACACGGTTCCTCCGCTACCGCTACGCCATCGACGCGCTCATACGCGAGCACGGACCGGACTTCTTCGGCGGCATCGGAGACGGTGACGCGCGGCACGTGGCAGGACGCGAGTACCTCATCCGCCCGCGCGTGGTGTCACCGTCACTGCGCGTGGAGCTCTACGTCGAGGGCGTGGACGCGCTGCTCCCGTGGACGCCAGGGGAGGGCGGCCTCTACCGCCTGCGCGGCGAGGACCTCGTCGACTCCGGCTTCCATGGCTTCGGCGGACGCCGCTGCAAGGTCCAGCTTCCCGATGCCGTCCTCGAGGTCGGCATCCTCGGAACCTTCACGCACCTGTCCGACGCGGACGTCTGCGCGTGGCTCCATCAGGCCGGTGAGGAAGTGCGCACCGTGCGCCGCGCCTTCCCGTACCCGCGCATCTCCGTGCGAGTCATCCCCGTGTCCGCGCGCCGTGGCTCCAGCCTCTTCGGCATGGTGCAGTGGAGCTCGCCGCCCAGCATCTCCATCCTCGTCGGTCGCGACACGGAGGCCTCCGCCTTCGCGCGAGACTGGGTCGCCGTCCACGAGATGCTGCACCTCGCGCACCCCGTCATCCTTCCTCGCGTGCCGTGGCTCTCCGAGGGGCTCGCCACGTACCTCACCGAAATCGCCCGCGCACGCTCCGGACGGCAGAGCGCGGAGCGCGCATGGGAAGAACTGGTGGACGGCTTCACGCGCGGCCGCGCACGGGCAGGCGAGCGCACGATGGAGGAGGTCGTCGCGGGCAGTCCCACCTCCCTCGGCATCTACTGGACGGGCGCCCTGTTCGCGTTGCATCTCGATGTGGAATTGCGCCGTGTCACTGGAAACAAACGCGGGTTGGACGACGTGCTGGAGTTGCTCGCCGAGCGAGGGCCCTCGTCGACCTTCGGTGCTTTCGGCGCGGCGGTGGACTCCGTCGCGGGACAGCCGCTCTTCGACTCGCTGCTCGAGCGCCACCTCCG comes from Pyxidicoccus parkwaysis and encodes:
- a CDS encoding TetR/AcrR family transcriptional regulator produces the protein MRYGPEHKQATRERILTAAENLFRRQGFEGASVERVMRAAGLTVGGFYAHFTSKDSLLAESVRAFFQHNGERWLGGLEELRGSEWLSHFVRRYLNRNIRDNMETGCVLPSIVSDLARGTPEGREAFAEGIDGLAREVAARVPGLDGVTARKRALATVTFLVGSMTLARATKGLPLSDEILEAAREVLIADGKSVEAASVKGKTSH
- the fabF gene encoding beta-ketoacyl-ACP synthase II, with protein sequence MQKRRVAVTGMGLISPVGTDVEKSWDALVNGRSGVGPITLFDASRLDCRFAGEVKGFDAEQYIERREARRMDRFAQFAVVASDMALADSGLKITPENAERVAAIIGSGIGGISSLEETYRKALEKGPDRISPFFILQMIINLAPGYVTMRHGIKGPSWSTNSACSTSAHAIGEAMRGIQRGEFDAAVAGGSEAPISLLGVGGFAAMKALSTRNDAPEQASRPFDVDRDGFVLAEGAGMLVLEEWEHARARGARIHAELTGYGASSDAHHVTAPAPEHEGAQRSMRAAMKDAGLAPSDIGYLNAHGTSTDIGDVLEMEGIARVFGDAARTLAVSSTKSMTGHMNGAAGAAEAVISILALTRGVLPPTINLQNKDPRITLDCVPNTAREARVDAVMSNSFGFGGTNVSLVFQRADR
- a CDS encoding PaaI family thioesterase, whose translation is MSDGSRTRTVTWRDPREGVAKAKTLSGLEYLRAIIQGEVPGAPIAELMGFKPVEVSEGRAVFVVEPAEYHYNPIGTVHGGLAATVLDSALACAVHSTLPAGSGYTTLELHVNMVRAIAHDTGRLTCTGEVVHVGGRVATAQAKLTDASGKLYAHGTTTCMLFRPPAAGGRE